One stretch of Oncorhynchus clarkii lewisi isolate Uvic-CL-2024 chromosome 1, UVic_Ocla_1.0, whole genome shotgun sequence DNA includes these proteins:
- the LOC139409018 gene encoding L-lactate dehydrogenase A chain-like: MTTKEKLITHVLAGEPVGSRSKVTVVGVGMVGMASAVSVLLKDLCDELCLIDVMEDKLKGEVMDLQHGSLFCKTHKIVGDKDYSTTAHSKVVVVTAGARQQEGESRLNLVQRNVNIFKFIIPQIVKYSPNAILLVVSNPVDILTYVAWKLSGFPRHRVIGSGTNLDSGRFRHLMGEKLHLHPSSCHGWIIGEHGDSSVPVWSGVNVAGVSLKGLNPDMGTDADKEDWKHVHKMVVNGAYEVIKLKGYTSWAIGLSVADLVESILKNLHKVHPVSTLVKGMHGVKEEVFLSVPCVLGNSGLTDIIHMTLKPEEEKQLINSAETLWGVQKELTL, encoded by the exons atGACTACCAAGGAGAAGCTAATCACCCATGTGTTGGCTGGTGAGCCTGTTGGCTCCCGGAGCAAGGTGACAGTTGTTGGCGTCGGCATGGTTGGCATGGCCTCCGCAGTCAGCGTCCTACTCAAG GACCTGTGCGATGAGCTGTGCCTGATTGACGTGATGGAAGATAAACTAAAGGGTGAGGTCATGGACCTGCAGCATGGCAGCCTCTTCTGCAAGACTCACAAGATCGTGGGCGACAAGG ACTACAGTACGACTGCCCACTCCAAGGTGGTGGTGGTCACAGCCGGTGCTCGTCAGCAAGAGGGTGAGAGCCGTCTGAACCTGGTGCAGCGCAACGTCAACATCTTCAAATTCATAATTCCCCAGATCGTCAAGTACAGCCCCAACGCCATCCTGCTGGTTGTCTCCAATCCTG TTGACATCCTAACCTACGTGGCTTGGAAGCTGAGTGGTTTCCCCCGTCACCGCGTCATCGGTTCCGGCACCAACCTGGACTCTGGTCGTTTCCGCCACCTGATGGGCGAGAAGCTACACCTTCACCCATCCAGCTGTCACGGCTGGATCATTGGAGAGCATGGAGACTCCAGCG tGCCCGTATGGAGCGGTGTGAATGTTGCCGGTGTTTCCCTGAAGGGCCTGAACCCAGACATGGGCACAGACGCAGACAAGGAGGACTGGAAGCACGTCCACAAGATGGTGGTCAATGG TGCCTATGAGGTCATCAAGCTGAAGGGTTACACCTCCTGGGCTATCGGCCTGTCCGTCGCTGACCTGGTTGAGAGCATCCTGAAGAATCTCCATAAAGTCCACCCTGTATCCACCCTGGTCAAG gGGATGCACGGTGTGAAAGAGGAGGTGTTTCTCAGCGTGCCCTGCGTGCTGGGAAACAGCGGTCTGACCGACATCATCCACATGACTCTGAAGCCCGAGGAGGAGAAGCAGCTGATCAACAGCGCCGAGACCCTATGGGGCGTACAGAAAGAGCTCACCTTGTAA